The following coding sequences lie in one Nycticebus coucang isolate mNycCou1 chromosome 20, mNycCou1.pri, whole genome shotgun sequence genomic window:
- the LOC128572380 gene encoding lactoylglutathione lyase-like has product MKNQDAPRTMVPVKDPVYKVMGWESVPGAWRPQYSSAEMAEPQPTSRGLTDEAALSCCSEADPSNKDFLLQQTMLRIKDPKKSLDFYTRVLGMTLIEKLDFPIMEFSLYFLAHEDKNDIPKDKDEKVAWVFSPKATLELTHNWGTEDDEDQSYHNGNSDPQGFGHIGIAVPDVHSACKRYEELGVKFVKKPDDGKMKGLAFIQDPNGYWIEILNPNKMRAIV; this is encoded by the coding sequence ATGAAGAATCAGGATGCTCCAAGAACCATGGTGCCAGTCAAGGACCCAGTATACAAAGTGATGGGGTGGGAGTCTGTTCCTGGGGCCTGGCGTCCGCAATACAGCAGTGCTGAAATGGCAGAGCCACAGCCTACCTCCAGAGGCCTCACAGATGAGGCCGCCCTCAGTTGCTGCTCCGAAGCAGACCCCAGCAACAAGGATTTTCTATTGCAGCAAACCATGCTACGAATTAAGGACCCTAAGAAGTCACTGGATTTTTATACTAGAGTTCTTGGAATGACGCTAATTGAAAAATTAGATTTTCCTATTATGGAATTTTCACTCTATTTCTTGGCTCATGAGGATAAAAATGACATCCCCaaagataaagatgaaaaagTGGCATGGGTGTTCTCCCCAAAAGCTACACTTGAGCTGACACACAATTGGGGCACTGAAGATGATGAGGACCAGAGTTACCACAATGGCAATTCAGACCCTCAAGGATTTGGTCACATTGGAATTGCTGTTCCTGATGTACACAGTGCCTGTAAAAGATATGAAGAACTGGGAGTCAAATTTGTGAAGAAACCTGATGATGGTAAAATGAAAGGCCTGGCATTTATTCAGGACCCTAATGGCTACTGGATTGAAATTTTGAATCCTAACAAAATGAGAGCTATCGTTTAG
- the JMJD4 gene encoding 2-oxoglutarate and iron-dependent oxygenase JMJD4 has translation MPRGGAKKASRGLETGHKPRRWTRTPTRWRRPGKSAPAPSESCCKPRACVLGGHPWSGPVGTRRPRAPGSVPALAVSALIGSEKRDLGSIVRGWGQAWSLPASECPGLGRMDRETRALAERYFRGGGRGDPSCSQVLGRVAFISEPASFSYADFVRSFLLPNLPCVFSSAFTEGWGGRRLWVTPTGRPDFDHLLRAYGTPQQRMCSPCLCTSRLTG, from the exons ATGCCTCGCGGGGGAGCGAAGAAGGCGAGCCGAGGCCTGGAGACTGGACACAAACCCCGACGCTGGACGCGAACCCCAACTCGTTGGCGGCGCCCAGGGAAGTCGGCGCCTGCGCCGAGTGAGAGCTGCTGCAAGCCGCGCGCATGCGTGCTGGGCGGTCATCCTTGGTCGGGTCCGGTAGGAACACGGCGCCCTCGGGCTCCCGGTTCCGTGCCTGCTCTAGCCGTTTCCGCTTTGATCGGAAGTGAGAAGCGCGACCTGGGCTCCATCGTCCGGGGCTGGGGTCAGGCCTGGAGCCTCCCGGCCTCTGAGTGCCCCGGGCTGGGCCGGATGGACCGCGAGACGCGCGCCCTAGCCGAACGCTACTTCCGAGGCGGCGGGCGTGGCGACCCCAGCTGCAGCCAGGTCCTGGGACGCGTGGCCTTTATTTCAGAACCCGCCTCTTTCTCCTACGCTGACTTCGTCCGCAGCTTCCTGCTGCCCAACCTTCCCTGCGTGTTTTCTAGCGCCTTCACCGAGGGCTGGGGCGGCCGGCGGCTCTGGGTGACGCCCACGGGCAGGCCAGACTTCGACCACCTGCTGCGGGCCTACG GGACTCCTCAGCAGAGGATGTGTTCACCTTGCCTGTGTACTTCTCGTCTGACTGGCTGA